One genomic region from Electrophorus electricus isolate fEleEle1 chromosome 25, fEleEle1.pri, whole genome shotgun sequence encodes:
- the cracdla gene encoding nascent polypeptide-associated complex subunit alpha, muscle-specific form — protein MEGLGDQVGGNGDDLTGKKRPKLQTLRSKLFGKMKRKGDEGVMKHTQSACDITQGSLDLDVDFHSSQNILGSRSLSHDSIFLADQCQSDPEPPRVFSQENIHGKIRTLQLKLQQQNMHLGPPPMVLPIKRVGGEPEADEPPQSPSEISGLTKSLSCKPPTQQAPPQPPSPRRVPLPPTVPCPGVDFSTPPKFILCLDSSAARHRMSIKPPNQRASTKSRRLPTPITLTGEGLTAPPTRNPRPASPGNTLTGAADENFTHAVSQPEGATSPSTACLPQPMVKQQTLAWEAACTWKPEFTESSTSAVWSKQAPKLVEAMTGKLPSSALSTSMKGGEDHREIQLGFRVKSVQHGATFTVGSPSTPCRIPVESEKNQLQSEKATQEKDALNKNGVHDISREDHPGGQSQGWAVGVALRPPSHRRNTAPLDGKADSRNLQPVFTVPPTGQVDKLPKEFTNQPRSVSGSLRLAASPAKSYERHRTASFTGVLEQAGSKRELPPPPMYSKTLKTQDQLRSTQLQPKGREPCANLSDSLGNDVPAVPTTPRDLTPTRSAGREREDSEACETQEESVQGTEVQETAETIDEAKNYSKGNDIKEEGKAEEGMNAFGVKLRTTSLSLKCSPGKTQSELNVKQQKAEVSTSTPAWVPESPAVGGHKDSSVSPARGNLAATVLKTSFTPKTEPLISTKALSTAPEGDSRVQESTIPIRTADLGRPVQPSSSPAKEIKTVHSWAPKESTPVPLTPNEGTPGPLTPNEGTPGPLTPKEGTSFCMLKNTPTPPAVKEPREPSSELSWMSMAREKTRSLQQLFTSRLPDFPGLQSTARPTNVASAPPQAQTSTLQCSGGSGRSTHQVSPAQQVVRPLQAISTSPPAMQASAKATDTSITQASPMEYSIRPPQPIKESDLSLMQTLSTTGQTQLSGTAVQSFASISSTTYSTTKPVRSTAAFTSPGQINTQTVHRAEEAPFHLPLYQAYPVQSVTNPQEFQATTLLNLRSTQPASLRLSLSPKLAPHQTSAETRARVGRDGPSMLLGKADLTPVLHEKGPVGSRAQCAGILGSKAFPSEQTARPTSDPAKIEHQKVALEYRSPTQPLTAFRTMPSHSKFTEASSGPMGLNREEKWPRITTSSSPPSSSSPPQSISDGGQPSWMELAKRKSLAWSDKTMD, from the exons atGGAGGGCCTCGGGGACCAAGTGGGAGGGAACGGTGACGACTTAACAG GGAAGAAGAGGCCTAAGCTGCAGACACTGAGGTCGAAGTTGTTtgggaagatgaagaggaagggGGATGAAGGAGTGATGAAGCACACTCAATCGGCCTGCGACATTACGCAAGGCAGTCTGGACCTTGATGTTGACTTTCA TTCTTCACAGAACATACTGGGATCCAGGTCATTGTCACATGACAGTATCTTCCTGGCAGACCAGTGCCAATCAGATCCAGAGCCACCAAGGGTTTTCTCCCAGGAGAACATCCATGGTAAAATCCGAACACTGCAG CTGAAACTGCAACAGCAGAACATGCACCTAGGCCCACCACCAATGGTGTTGCCCATTAAACGCGTTGGAGGAGAACCAGAAGCTGATGAACCTCCTCAAAGCCCATCTGAAATCTCAGGTCTCACCAAGAGCTTGTCATGCAAG CCTCCAACCCAGCAAGCTCCACCTCAGCCTCCCAGCCCCAGACGGGTCCCTCTCCCGCCCACTGTGCCGTGCCCAGGGGTGGACTTCAGTACCCCACCAAAATTCATCCTCTGCTTGGACAGCTCTGCTGCCCGTCACCGGATGTCAATTAAGCCGCCGAATCAGAGAGCCAGCACTAAGAGCAGGAGACTGCCCACCCCA ATCACTCTGACCGGGGAGGGGCTTACTGCTCCTCCAACCAGAAACCCTCGTCCAGCATCACCTGGAAATACACTGACAGGAGCAGCAGATGAGAACTTCACCCATGCTGTGAGTCAACCTGAAGGAgccacctccccctctactgCTTGCCTCCCACAACCTATGGTAAAGCAGCAGACACTAGCCTGGGAAGCAGCATGCACCTGGAAGCCTGAGTTCACTGAGTCATCCACTTCAGCTGTATGGTCTAAACAGGCTCCAAAATTAGTGGAAGCAATGACTGGTAAGCTGCCCAGCTCTGCTCTGTCAACCAGTATGAAGGGGGGTGAAGACCATAGAGAGATTCAACTAGGCTTCAGAGTGAAGAGTGTCCAACATGGTGCCACATTCACTGTAGGCTCCCCAAGTACTCCATGCCGCATTCCAGTAGAATCAGAGAAGAATCAGCTTCAAAGTGAAAAAGCGACTCAGGAGAAAGATGCCTTAAACAAGAACGGGGTTCATGACATCTCGCGAGAAGATCACCCTGGAGGCCAATCTCAGGGCTGGGCTGTTGGAGTTGCTTTAAGGCCACCATCCCACCGGAGAAATACGGCACCCTTAGATGGCAAAGCTGACAGCAGGAATCTACAGCCAGTCTTTACAGTGCCACCCACTGGTCAGGTGGACAAACTGCCAAAGGAGTTCACAAACCAGCCAAGATCTGTGTCGGGCTCTCTGCGCTTGGCTGCCTCCCCAGCCAAGAGTTACGAAAGGCACAGAACTGCAAGTTTTACTGGAGTATTGGAGCAAGCAGGGTCAAAGAGAGAACTCCCACCTCCACCAATGTATTCGAAAACTCTCAAAACGCAGGATCAGCTCAGGAGCACACAGTTACAGCCAAAAGGGAGGGAACCGTGTGCTAACCTCTCAGATTCACTGGGAAATGATGTACCAGCGGTACCAACCACACCAAGGGATCTCACGCCGACCCGCTCTGctgggcgagagagagaggacagtgaAGCATGCGAAACCCAGGAGGAGAGCGTGCAGGGTACAGAGGTTCAGGAGACTGCTGAGACGATAGATGAGGCAAAGAACTACTCAAAAGGAAATGACATTAAGGAAGAGGGGAAAGCAGAAGAGGGAATGAATGCCTTTGGAGTGAAGCTGCGCACCACATCTCTTTCTCTAAAATGTTCCCCAGGCAAGACACAGTCAGAGCTCAATGTCAAGCAGCAGAAAGCTGAGGTTAGCACGAGCACCCCAGCTTGGGTGCCAGAGTCCCCTGCAGTCGGGGGTCACAAGGACAGCAGTGTTAGCCCTGCGAGAGGAAACCTGGCTGCCACAGTCCTTAAGACGTCTTTCACTCCCAAAACCGAGCCCCTCATCTCCACCAAGGCCCTGAGCACTGCACCTGAGGGTGACAGTAGAGTCCAGGAGAGTACCATCCCCATTAGAACGGCTG ATTTAGGGAGACCAGTTCAGCCTTCGTCTTCACCCGCTAAAGAAATTAAGACTGTACACTCTTGGGCCCCTAAAGAGAGCACACCAGTGCCCTTGACCCCTAACGAAGGCACACCAGGGCCCTTGACCCCTAACGAAGGCACACCAGGGCCCTTGACCCCTAAAGAGGGTACATCATTTTGTATGTTGAAGAACACCCCTACACCCCCAGCTGTAAAAGAGCCACGGGAGCCTTCCTCCGAGTTGTCTTGGATGAGTATGGCCCGGGAAAAGACCAGGAGCCTCCAGCAGCTCTTCACAAGCAGGTTGCCTGACTTTCCTGGACTGCAGTCAACTGCGCGACCAACAAACGTAGCATCCGCACCTCCACAAGCACAGACATCAACTTTACAGTGCAGTGGAGGGTCTGGAAGGTCTACACATCAAGTATCACCTGCACAGCAAGTTGTCAGGCCGTTACAAGCTATTTCTACCTCACCACCAGCCATGCAAGCCTCTGCAAAGGCAACTGATACATCCATAACTCAGGCATCACCCATGGAGTATTCCATTAGACCCCCTCAGCCAATCAAAGAGTCAGATTTATCGTTAATGCAGACGCTTTCGACCACTGGTCAAACACAGCTCAGCGGCACGGCAGTGCAGTCTTTTGCATCTATTTCATCAACCACATATTCTACTACAAAACCAGTGCGTTCGACAGCAGCTTTTACATCTCCCGGTCAAATAAACACCCAGACAGtacacagagcagaagaagCGCCATTCCACCTGCCATTATATCAGGCTTATCCTGTCCAAAGTGTGACAAATCCTCAAGAGTTCCAAGCCACCACTCTGCTTAACCTGCGCTCAACTCAGCCCGCTAGCCTTCGTCTGTCCCTGAGCCCAAAGCTAGCGCCCCATCAGACCTCTGCAGAGACGAGGGCTCGGGTTGGCAGGGATGGGCCCTCCATGCTGTTAGGGAAAGCAGACCTGACACCTGTGCTGCATGAAAAAGGCCCAGTGGGAAGTAGGGCACAGTGCGCAGGAATTCTGGGAAGCAAAGCCTTCCCCAGCGAGCAGACGGCCAGACCAACATCTGACCCAGCCAAG ATAGAACACCAGAAAGTGGCACTAGAGTACCGGTCCCCAACTCAGCCTTTGACTGCATTTAGAACCATGCCCAGTCATAGCAAGTTCACAG AAGCTTCCTCTGGACCCATGGGgctgaacagagaggagaagtgGCCGAGGATAAccacatcatcatcaccaccttcatcttcatcacctCCCCAGTCTATCAGCGATGGCGGACAACCTTCCTGGATGGAGCTGGCAAAGAGAAAATCTCTTGCATGGAGTGATAAGACTATGGACTGA